One Rhizobium sp. 9140 genomic region harbors:
- a CDS encoding GMC family oxidoreductase, with protein MAHPTIMLVRTLAPAYDYIVVGSGSGGCAVARRLVEGSDATVLLIEAGQAGFDVAALDDPAAWAPLGRGTYDWGYDYAPTDRVNGRTIGIPRGKVLGGSSAINAMMWYRGHPMDYDAWEEAGCEGWSFAEVLPFFKRAEDWEDGETALRGAGGPLRIERGAPVHPVAGAMLGGAAELGIPVIDDPNGPDNEGAAIANFNISGGKRWSSATGYLRPILAHPRLTVLTGSLAVRLGFAHGRCVGVHHLVEGRLCETRATKQVVLALGAIDTPRLLMQSGIGDPAELSRLGVDVLAALPGVGRNLQDHPLVQSCVFRARQPLGPVVGNGGGTMINWKSSAALPQADLHAFPIQGNGAEARIRELHDLSGEVFSIGCGLMRSKSIGHLRLLGAEPGARMEIQPNYLAEQADLDALVISVETVLDLVQTRAYADWFGGHLAPIPRLSRREIVAYIRNACSTFFHVCGTCAMGAGEMAVTDGRLRVRGVEGLTIADASVIPIIPTCNTHAPVTMIGERAADFLLRAA; from the coding sequence GTTTCGATGTCGCGGCGCTGGACGATCCCGCCGCCTGGGCGCCGCTGGGGCGTGGCACCTACGACTGGGGTTACGATTACGCGCCGACGGACCGGGTGAACGGGCGGACGATCGGCATTCCGCGCGGCAAGGTGCTGGGTGGCTCGTCGGCGATCAATGCCATGATGTGGTATCGCGGCCATCCGATGGACTACGACGCGTGGGAAGAGGCCGGATGCGAGGGTTGGTCCTTTGCCGAGGTGCTGCCCTTCTTCAAGCGCGCGGAGGACTGGGAGGACGGCGAGACAGCGCTGCGAGGCGCTGGAGGCCCCCTGCGCATCGAGCGCGGCGCGCCCGTTCATCCGGTCGCCGGCGCTATGCTGGGCGGCGCGGCGGAGCTCGGCATTCCGGTCATCGACGATCCGAACGGGCCTGATAACGAAGGGGCGGCGATCGCCAATTTCAATATTTCGGGCGGCAAGCGCTGGAGTTCGGCGACGGGCTATCTCCGGCCGATCCTTGCGCACCCGCGCCTGACGGTGCTGACCGGGTCGCTCGCGGTCCGTCTCGGCTTCGCGCACGGCCGCTGCGTCGGCGTTCATCATCTGGTCGAAGGGCGCCTGTGCGAGACGCGCGCCACCAAGCAGGTCGTACTCGCACTCGGCGCCATCGACACGCCGCGCCTCCTCATGCAATCGGGCATCGGCGATCCGGCGGAGCTCTCCCGGCTCGGCGTGGATGTCCTCGCCGCGCTGCCCGGCGTCGGGCGCAATTTGCAGGATCATCCGCTGGTCCAGTCCTGCGTGTTCCGGGCGAGGCAACCGCTGGGGCCGGTCGTCGGCAATGGCGGCGGGACCATGATCAACTGGAAATCGTCGGCCGCCCTGCCGCAGGCGGACCTTCATGCCTTTCCGATCCAGGGCAACGGTGCGGAGGCGCGCATTCGTGAGCTTCACGACCTCTCCGGCGAGGTCTTCTCCATCGGCTGCGGCCTGATGCGTTCCAAAAGCATCGGTCATCTGCGGTTGCTCGGTGCCGAGCCCGGCGCTCGGATGGAGATCCAGCCGAATTACCTGGCTGAACAGGCCGATCTCGATGCGCTGGTCATCTCGGTGGAAACCGTGTTGGACCTCGTGCAGACCCGCGCCTATGCCGACTGGTTCGGTGGCCATCTCGCGCCGATCCCAAGGCTCTCTCGCCGCGAGATCGTCGCTTATATCCGCAATGCCTGCTCGACCTTCTTCCACGTCTGCGGCACCTGCGCCATGGGCGCGGGCGAGATGGCGGTGACGGACGGCCGCCTGCGGGTGCGGGGCGTCGAGGGCCTGACCATCGCGGATGCCTCGGTGATCCCGATCATTCCCACCTGCAACACCCATGCACCGGTCACGATGATCGGCGAACGCGCGGCCGACTTTCTGCTGCGAGCGGCGTGA
- a CDS encoding amidohydrolase family protein, which translates to MATDKQIIAGDTLLTMDAANRVIAGGAVLIEDGRILAVGPVDTLTAVNAQVPVKRMTNCLLMPGLVNAHAHSGFLRGTAEHLPVWDWLTLHINPMHRMLRPEEAEAASFLCYAESVLGGTTTVVDMWRFMEGSARAAEIVGNRLVAVPYVGEHPDYDYFDTLDMNEAMLQTWHRKAGGRVNVWVGLEHLFYADEAGQQRAIDLAKRYDTGFHTHCSEAQIELAEFDRRYGKRPMFALKELGFFEAPRTMIAHGVWLDASEIDLISNHAVSVAHNPVSNMKLASGIALVADMLAAGVPVGIGTDGEKENNNFDMFEEMKVTSLLGKLKDLDAAAMDSWDVLRMATITGARAIGLDHEIGSLEAGKRADLIAVRTDTPRMTPVFSDGPYFNLQHNLVHAVRGGDVRLTMVDGRILAEDGVLKTADLDHIIADIHRLAPPHFARRAAWLAENSEGTAQWTKAGQ; encoded by the coding sequence ATGGCAACGGACAAGCAGATCATCGCCGGCGACACGCTCCTGACCATGGACGCCGCAAACAGAGTGATTGCGGGTGGCGCCGTGTTGATCGAGGACGGCCGCATCCTGGCCGTAGGGCCGGTGGATACGTTGACAGCCGTCAACGCCCAGGTGCCGGTCAAGAGGATGACGAACTGCCTGCTGATGCCCGGCCTCGTCAATGCGCACGCCCATTCCGGATTTCTCCGCGGGACCGCCGAACATCTGCCGGTCTGGGACTGGCTGACCCTGCACATCAACCCCATGCACCGCATGCTGCGCCCGGAGGAAGCCGAGGCGGCTTCCTTTCTCTGCTACGCGGAATCCGTGCTCGGCGGCACGACGACAGTGGTCGACATGTGGCGCTTCATGGAGGGAAGTGCGCGTGCGGCGGAGATCGTCGGTAACCGGCTGGTGGCGGTTCCCTATGTCGGCGAACACCCGGATTACGACTATTTCGACACGCTCGATATGAATGAGGCTATGCTTCAGACATGGCACCGCAAGGCCGGCGGCCGCGTCAATGTCTGGGTCGGGCTGGAGCATCTGTTCTATGCGGACGAAGCCGGCCAGCAGCGCGCCATCGACCTTGCGAAACGCTACGATACCGGTTTCCACACCCATTGCAGCGAGGCACAGATCGAGCTTGCGGAATTCGACAGGCGTTATGGCAAGCGCCCGATGTTCGCCCTGAAGGAGCTCGGCTTCTTCGAGGCGCCGCGCACCATGATCGCCCACGGCGTCTGGCTCGATGCGTCCGAAATCGACCTGATCTCGAACCATGCCGTCTCCGTCGCCCACAATCCGGTGAGCAATATGAAGCTGGCAAGCGGCATCGCGCTGGTGGCCGATATGCTCGCCGCGGGCGTGCCGGTCGGCATCGGCACGGACGGCGAGAAGGAGAACAACAATTTCGATATGTTCGAGGAGATGAAGGTGACCTCCCTCCTCGGCAAGCTGAAAGACCTCGACGCCGCCGCGATGGACAGCTGGGACGTGCTGCGCATGGCGACGATCACTGGCGCGCGGGCCATTGGGCTTGACCACGAGATCGGATCGCTGGAAGCCGGCAAGCGCGCCGACCTGATCGCCGTGCGCACCGACACGCCGCGCATGACGCCGGTCTTTTCCGACGGTCCCTATTTCAACCTGCAGCACAATCTGGTCCACGCCGTGCGCGGCGGCGATGTCCGCCTGACCATGGTGGACGGCAGGATCCTGGCTGAGGACGGTGTGCTGAAAACCGCCGACCTCGACCACATCATCGCCGACATCCACCGCCTCGCTCCACCCCATTTCGCCCGCCGTGCAGCCTGGCTCGCGGAGAACAGCGAAGGCACGGCGCAGTGGACGAAAGCGGGGCAATGA
- a CDS encoding (2Fe-2S)-binding protein, with product MGTAPVFTRLLGQDIIVSRGADGVTVREAPAGPPLPVREKYGCVWTTLGTPRRDIFDISEALETDRRFVPCGWVTMRASGLRVVENFLDMAHFPFVHADILGAEPNTEVPSYLSEIRRDVDEVWATNCTFFQPRIAATESEGGFVQLTYRVPMPFVVMLYRVCPTAPDRLDAIALFIQPIEEDLCRAQPVMYLVDTASTQTSLLHFEQVIFLQDRIIVENQRPLLLPMEPRREIPTRADSSSIAYRRWLKEKGLRFGTVAGAG from the coding sequence ATGGGGACCGCGCCCGTTTTCACCCGTCTGCTCGGGCAGGACATCATTGTGTCGCGCGGCGCCGATGGCGTCACCGTCCGCGAGGCGCCTGCCGGCCCGCCGCTGCCGGTGCGGGAGAAATACGGTTGCGTGTGGACGACGCTCGGCACGCCGCGTCGGGACATTTTCGATATTTCGGAGGCGCTGGAGACCGATCGCCGGTTCGTGCCCTGCGGCTGGGTGACAATGCGTGCCTCCGGCTTGCGGGTGGTGGAGAACTTTCTCGACATGGCGCATTTCCCCTTCGTCCATGCCGATATTCTGGGCGCCGAGCCGAACACGGAGGTGCCGAGCTACCTCAGCGAGATCCGCCGCGACGTGGACGAGGTGTGGGCGACCAACTGCACCTTCTTCCAGCCGCGCATCGCCGCCACCGAGAGCGAGGGTGGCTTCGTGCAGCTAACCTACCGGGTGCCGATGCCCTTCGTGGTCATGCTCTACCGCGTCTGTCCCACGGCCCCCGACCGGCTCGACGCCATCGCGTTGTTTATCCAGCCGATCGAGGAGGATCTCTGCCGGGCACAGCCGGTCATGTATCTGGTGGATACCGCTTCCACCCAGACCTCGCTTCTGCATTTCGAGCAGGTGATTTTCCTGCAGGACCGCATCATCGTAGAGAACCAGCGCCCGCTGCTCCTGCCGATGGAGCCCCGGCGGGAAATTCCGACCCGCGCCGATTCCTCCTCCATCGCTTATCGCCGCTGGCTGAAGGAAAAGGGCCTGCGCTTCGGCACCGTTGCCGGGGCAGGGTGA
- a CDS encoding molybdopterin cofactor-binding domain-containing protein, whose translation MADRPHSRPLEVLHPASVQDALDLLHGDARLVAGGTALQLEWARGLPKPARLIDLGRIPGLKGITGDAAGLRIGALSPLGLLCSSERVAHHLPMLQAAARTVAGPAVRNLATVGGNIVARTGCLLPALLALDATLEVTGRDGRLREPLSGWLRRPADPAEVLEAVHLPVPDPQSHWTQRKIGLRAAFTPSVIGIAGRFDCHDGTVVAARLAVGGGIVVPRRLYEIERRLTGQDAAGIDWPALRSALIAAIDAPDDAFRSGRYRRMVAANALVQGLRDAGRSRPDEGLVPERLAGLGTPRTSTEIRLTRKDQAHRWHVRPDMEPKVSGTLSYLTDRREPGMLVGRILRAGRPHARILSIDTSAAEALPGVAAVVTHHDIRGENAFGIVVQDQPAFCFDRVRYVGDPVAAVAAVDAATAEAALALIRVDYEDLPIVTDPEEALSDAAPAIHAGGNLQRILHFSRGDVVAGFGAAAHVVERRYETSRQMHGFMETEGGFARVEPDGSLAVFVGGQHGARDRLQLARILGRPEETIRVVTSPTGGAFGGKDELTVQPALALLAIKSGKPVRLQLSRAESVISGIKRHPMIIRMRTACDASGRLIAQEVDLLADAGAYASLGPGVLETALEHVAGPYVIPHVSTRGRLAYTNNGVCGAFRGFGANQMTYAIECQMDALAELCSLTPVEIRRRNLRAQGSPGFLGQTVAPSERLADMLEAAAASPLWDDPGPGDGEEVIGTGMALNYQGNGLGSLVPDPAGGRLRLRADGLIEAAYGLDEMGQGLLTSVQAAVSAELGCSRDDILPVTGDTALAPDSGSTSASRGGYVVWRAARLAGPAFSTRLTDAAARLLDRRADGLKLAPGGIADRHSNSGRLLMRFRDLAEALVPDARPSVTVAFDFPKTEYTAGNARYIFAFGACIVRVAVSRITGAVRVLDIHQHTAAGPVLDVAAYLGQMEGGAIQGLGFTLVEDARMLDGSHVTANLDSYMLPGIRDTARSMSVFALEGLDDGDGLGPRGAGELGIGAITPAIANAVGKAIGQVAGKTAGKTPLTVPFCPEGLLDAIGARV comes from the coding sequence ATGGCCGATCGCCCGCACTCCCGTCCCCTCGAGGTCCTGCACCCGGCCAGCGTTCAGGACGCGCTCGACCTGCTTCATGGCGACGCGCGTCTCGTTGCCGGCGGCACGGCGCTGCAACTGGAGTGGGCGCGCGGCCTGCCCAAACCGGCACGGCTGATCGACCTCGGCCGCATTCCCGGCCTCAAGGGGATCACGGGGGATGCGGCAGGCCTGCGGATCGGGGCGTTGTCGCCGCTCGGCCTTCTTTGCTCCAGCGAGCGCGTGGCGCATCACCTGCCGATGCTGCAAGCCGCCGCCCGCACGGTGGCCGGGCCTGCGGTGCGCAACCTTGCCACGGTCGGCGGCAACATTGTCGCCCGCACCGGCTGCCTCCTGCCGGCGCTACTGGCGCTGGACGCGACGCTTGAGGTAACGGGCAGAGACGGGCGCTTGCGCGAGCCCCTGTCCGGCTGGCTTCGCCGCCCGGCCGATCCGGCCGAGGTGCTGGAGGCAGTACATCTGCCGGTGCCGGATCCACAGAGCCACTGGACGCAGCGCAAGATCGGCCTGCGCGCTGCCTTCACGCCCAGCGTCATCGGTATCGCGGGACGTTTCGATTGCCATGACGGCACCGTCGTCGCGGCGCGCCTCGCGGTCGGCGGCGGCATCGTCGTGCCGCGCAGGCTGTATGAGATCGAGCGGCGGCTCACAGGACAGGATGCCGCCGGGATCGACTGGCCGGCGCTGCGCTCCGCGCTGATCGCCGCGATCGATGCGCCGGACGATGCGTTCCGGTCGGGGCGGTACAGGCGGATGGTTGCGGCCAATGCGCTGGTGCAGGGCTTGCGGGATGCCGGACGGTCCCGCCCGGACGAGGGTCTGGTGCCCGAGAGATTGGCAGGACTGGGGACGCCGCGCACGTCAACGGAAATCCGCCTGACCCGAAAGGATCAGGCGCACCGCTGGCACGTCCGGCCCGATATGGAACCCAAGGTGTCTGGGACCCTGTCATACCTCACGGACCGGCGGGAGCCAGGCATGCTGGTCGGGCGGATTCTCAGGGCCGGTCGCCCGCATGCGCGCATCCTGTCGATCGATACCAGCGCGGCCGAGGCGCTGCCCGGCGTCGCGGCGGTCGTCACGCACCACGACATTCGCGGCGAGAATGCGTTCGGCATCGTGGTACAGGACCAGCCTGCCTTCTGCTTCGACAGGGTGCGCTATGTCGGCGATCCCGTGGCCGCCGTCGCGGCCGTCGATGCGGCGACGGCGGAGGCGGCGCTCGCGCTGATCCGGGTGGACTACGAAGACTTGCCCATCGTGACCGACCCCGAAGAGGCGCTGTCGGACGCAGCCCCGGCGATCCATGCGGGCGGCAACCTGCAGCGGATCCTGCATTTTTCGCGCGGCGACGTCGTGGCCGGGTTCGGGGCGGCGGCGCATGTCGTCGAGCGGCGCTACGAGACCTCGCGCCAGATGCATGGTTTCATGGAAACGGAAGGCGGCTTTGCGCGTGTCGAGCCGGACGGATCGCTCGCCGTCTTCGTTGGCGGCCAGCACGGCGCGCGCGACCGGCTGCAGCTAGCGCGCATTCTCGGGCGTCCGGAGGAAACGATCCGCGTCGTCACCAGCCCGACCGGCGGCGCTTTCGGCGGTAAGGACGAGCTGACGGTGCAGCCGGCGCTGGCCTTGCTGGCGATCAAATCCGGCAAGCCGGTGCGCCTCCAGCTTTCGCGGGCCGAGTCGGTAATATCCGGCATCAAGCGTCATCCGATGATCATCCGCATGCGCACCGCCTGCGACGCCTCCGGGCGCCTGATCGCGCAGGAGGTGGATCTGCTGGCCGATGCCGGCGCCTACGCCTCGCTCGGTCCCGGCGTGCTGGAAACCGCGCTTGAGCATGTGGCCGGTCCCTATGTGATCCCGCATGTTTCGACACGCGGGCGGCTTGCCTATACCAATAACGGTGTCTGCGGCGCCTTTCGCGGCTTCGGCGCCAACCAGATGACCTATGCGATCGAATGCCAGATGGATGCGCTGGCGGAGCTCTGCAGCCTGACGCCAGTAGAGATCCGCCGGCGGAACCTGCGCGCCCAAGGCTCACCCGGTTTTCTCGGCCAGACGGTTGCCCCGTCGGAGCGCCTCGCAGATATGCTGGAGGCCGCCGCCGCCAGCCCGCTTTGGGACGATCCCGGACCCGGAGATGGCGAGGAGGTAATCGGCACGGGCATGGCGCTGAACTATCAGGGCAATGGGCTCGGCTCGCTGGTGCCCGATCCGGCCGGCGGGCGCCTGCGCTTGCGCGCCGACGGGCTGATCGAGGCGGCCTACGGGCTGGACGAGATGGGGCAGGGGCTGCTTACCTCCGTTCAGGCGGCCGTGTCCGCCGAGCTCGGCTGCAGCCGCGACGATATCCTGCCCGTCACCGGCGACACGGCGCTTGCCCCCGATTCCGGCTCGACCAGCGCCTCGCGCGGCGGCTATGTCGTCTGGCGGGCGGCGCGGTTGGCGGGTCCGGCGTTTTCCACCCGGCTGACGGATGCCGCCGCCCGCCTGCTCGACCGGCGCGCCGATGGCCTGAAACTGGCACCCGGTGGCATCGCCGACCGGCACAGCAACAGTGGCCGGCTGCTGATGCGCTTCCGCGACCTGGCCGAGGCGCTCGTCCCCGACGCACGGCCGTCCGTCACGGTCGCCTTCGACTTTCCAAAGACGGAGTACACGGCCGGCAACGCCCGTTACATCTTCGCCTTCGGCGCCTGCATCGTGCGCGTGGCGGTGAGCCGGATCACGGGCGCGGTCCGCGTCCTCGATATCCACCAGCACACGGCCGCAGGCCCGGTTCTCGACGTCGCAGCCTATCTCGGGCAGATGGAGGGCGGGGCGATCCAGGGGCTGGGCTTCACCCTGGTCGAGGACGCGCGGATGCTGGACGGCTCTCACGTGACCGCCAATCTCGACAGTTATATGCTGCCCGGCATCCGCGATACGGCGCGCAGCATGTCGGTCTTCGCGCTGGAAGGCCTGGATGACGGCGACGGCCTCGGCCCGCGCGGTGCCGGCGAACTCGGGATCGGTGCGATCACCCCGGCCATCGCAAACGCCGTCGGAAAGGCCATCGGCCAGGTCGCGGGCAAGACCGCCGGCAAGACGCCGCTGACGGTCCCCTTCTGTCCGGAAGGCCTTCTGGACGCGATCGGAGCACGCGTATGA
- a CDS encoding (2Fe-2S)-binding protein, translating into MSTFAFRLNGEMRSIATPAETRLSEILRDQYLQTATKVACGIGRCGACTVMMNGQAVNACLVMAWQLEGADIVSPEGLDAFETARIVKAALIEENAFQCGYCAPGFLMALTALFLSHRQAGEPEILSALEGNLCRCTGYHSILRGALSAANRLRPGAASETGDPP; encoded by the coding sequence ATGAGCACCTTCGCCTTCCGCCTCAACGGCGAGATGCGGTCCATCGCCACGCCGGCCGAGACGCGGCTCTCGGAGATCCTGCGCGATCAGTACCTTCAGACGGCCACCAAGGTCGCCTGCGGCATCGGGCGCTGCGGCGCCTGCACGGTGATGATGAACGGTCAGGCCGTCAATGCCTGTCTCGTCATGGCCTGGCAGCTAGAGGGGGCCGACATCGTCTCGCCGGAAGGGCTCGACGCCTTCGAGACCGCCCGGATCGTCAAGGCGGCGCTCATCGAGGAGAACGCTTTCCAGTGCGGCTATTGCGCGCCCGGTTTCCTGATGGCGCTGACTGCGCTGTTCCTCAGCCACCGACAGGCGGGAGAGCCGGAGATTCTGTCGGCGCTGGAGGGCAATCTCTGTCGCTGCACCGGCTATCATTCCATCCTGCGCGGCGCGCTTTCCGCCGCCAACCGCCTGCGTCCCGGCGCAGCAAGCGAGACCGGAGATCCCCCATGA
- a CDS encoding aldehyde dehydrogenase family protein codes for MTLILRPFKPESEGAKAFLSTPRKRLLIGGTWVEASSGATFPTYDPATGEPLAELSEANASDVDAAVSAARAAFESDAWRGMTPSARAKLLWRIADLIEANADALSELETLDQGKSLKTGRFGEIPASAEQFRYFAGFATKILGTTIPTSVAYQPPGKKIFAYTTREPIGVIAAITPWNSPLLMAAMKLAPALAAGCTVVLKPAEETSLTALRLGELMIEAGLPSGVVNIVTGSGEVAGAALAAHPDVDKVAFTGSTEVGKLIVGAARGNLKKLTLELGGKSPAIVLADADMDLAVPGIARGIFANAGQVCVAGSRVYAHRAVYDRLVQGLAREAGRLRLGHGLDPETDLGPLVNRKQADRVARYVRGGVSDGAEIVAGGVQDGEQQTFYAPTVVTGVRPDMALMREEIFGPVVAVTPFDEAGEALAFANDTPYGLAASVWTADLSTAHRLSAAIRAGTVWINCHSYFSPELPKGGHKQSGWGYENGAPGLENYLETKTVCAVV; via the coding sequence ATGACCCTTATTCTTCGCCCGTTCAAACCCGAAAGCGAGGGCGCCAAGGCCTTTCTGTCGACACCCCGCAAACGCCTGCTGATCGGCGGTACCTGGGTTGAGGCCTCCAGCGGCGCGACGTTTCCGACCTATGATCCTGCAACCGGCGAGCCTCTGGCGGAACTGAGCGAAGCGAATGCATCGGATGTGGACGCGGCCGTCTCGGCCGCGAGAGCCGCCTTCGAAAGCGACGCCTGGCGCGGCATGACGCCGTCGGCACGCGCAAAACTGCTCTGGCGCATCGCCGATCTGATCGAGGCGAATGCGGATGCGCTGTCGGAGCTTGAAACGCTCGACCAAGGCAAATCGCTGAAGACCGGCCGTTTCGGTGAAATCCCGGCCTCGGCCGAACAGTTCCGCTATTTCGCGGGCTTTGCCACGAAAATCCTCGGCACCACCATTCCCACCTCGGTTGCCTACCAGCCGCCGGGCAAGAAGATCTTCGCCTATACGACACGCGAGCCGATCGGCGTGATAGCCGCCATCACGCCGTGGAATTCGCCGCTGCTGATGGCGGCGATGAAGCTCGCGCCAGCCCTTGCCGCCGGTTGCACCGTGGTTCTGAAGCCGGCTGAGGAAACCTCGCTCACGGCTCTTCGCCTCGGCGAACTGATGATCGAGGCCGGACTGCCGTCCGGCGTCGTCAACATTGTCACCGGTTCCGGGGAGGTCGCGGGCGCAGCGCTCGCCGCCCATCCGGACGTCGACAAGGTGGCCTTCACCGGCTCGACCGAAGTCGGCAAGCTGATCGTGGGGGCCGCGCGCGGCAATCTGAAAAAGCTCACGCTGGAACTGGGCGGCAAATCGCCGGCCATCGTCTTGGCTGACGCCGACATGGACCTCGCCGTTCCCGGCATCGCCCGCGGCATCTTCGCCAATGCCGGGCAGGTCTGTGTCGCCGGCTCGCGCGTCTATGCCCACCGCGCGGTCTACGACCGGTTGGTCCAAGGGCTGGCGCGGGAGGCAGGCAGGCTGCGTCTTGGCCACGGCCTCGACCCCGAGACCGACCTCGGGCCGCTGGTCAACCGGAAGCAGGCCGACCGGGTCGCGCGCTATGTTCGCGGCGGTGTGTCCGACGGAGCGGAGATCGTCGCAGGCGGGGTGCAGGACGGCGAGCAGCAGACCTTCTATGCGCCGACCGTCGTCACCGGCGTGCGTCCGGATATGGCCCTGATGCGCGAGGAAATTTTTGGTCCCGTTGTCGCCGTTACACCGTTCGATGAGGCAGGTGAGGCGCTCGCCTTCGCCAACGACACCCCCTATGGCCTTGCCGCCAGCGTCTGGACCGCCGACCTCAGTACCGCCCACCGCCTGTCGGCCGCCATTCGCGCCGGCACGGTCTGGATCAACTGCCACTCCTATTTCTCCCCAGAACTGCCCAAGGGCGGCCACAAGCAATCCGGCTGGGGCTATGAGAACGGCGCGCCGGGGCTGGAGAATTATCTCGAGACAAAAACGGTGTGTGCGGTGGTGTGA
- the ltrA gene encoding group II intron reverse transcriptase/maturase, translating to MIISEMQHKLATWAESEPNRRFDRLLRLIANREWLAEAARMVLASSGARTPGIDGMDKQKLQVKLDQHLDDLRASLLEETYCPQPVKRIYIPKPNGKLRPLGIPTLTDRIVQRAMLMAMEPIWESDFHRLSYGFRPERSVHHAVRTVRIQLQDGADTTRGRWIIEGDLASYFDTVHHRLLLKCVRRRVLDGRFVDLLYRFLKAGHIDRGLFTASSEGVPQGGVLSPLLSNIMLHEFDAWLEAKYLSDKARKDRWAWNFGIKQGRPITVRENRQWKPAVAYCRYADDFVVIVKGTRAQAEEIREECRAFLEGELKLALNMEKTHVTHVNDGFVFLGHRIIRKRGAHGRMSVVTTIPKEKAKGFVRRLTETLSGNHSVSTVDMISSLNRQLVGWAAFYKFTDFTAYVFRRIDHVVFWKMAHWLGHKYRSRIKPLMRKWVRVPEPGKAKTWLMFGRNERGKPVGKALHRLISSPKAQFRWRNPEENPYIFRIENRSTVTSHYHDVAMAMGQA from the coding sequence TTGATAATCAGCGAAATGCAGCACAAGCTCGCAACATGGGCCGAGAGCGAGCCAAACCGACGGTTTGATCGTCTTCTTCGGTTGATTGCCAATCGGGAATGGCTTGCCGAGGCCGCTCGGATGGTTCTGGCGTCAAGCGGCGCACGAACGCCGGGTATCGACGGAATGGACAAGCAAAAACTGCAGGTCAAACTGGATCAGCATCTGGACGACCTGCGGGCAAGCCTGCTGGAGGAGACTTATTGCCCCCAGCCGGTCAAGCGCATCTATATCCCGAAACCCAACGGCAAGCTAAGACCACTGGGTATTCCGACCCTGACGGATCGCATTGTCCAACGCGCCATGCTGATGGCCATGGAGCCAATCTGGGAGAGCGATTTCCATCGTTTATCCTATGGCTTCCGGCCGGAACGGAGCGTGCATCATGCCGTCCGCACCGTGAGGATACAGCTTCAGGATGGTGCCGACACGACGAGGGGCCGCTGGATCATCGAAGGTGATCTGGCCAGCTACTTCGACACGGTCCATCACCGGCTGCTTCTGAAATGCGTGCGGCGAAGGGTGCTGGACGGACGGTTCGTTGATCTTCTCTATCGGTTCCTAAAGGCAGGCCACATCGACCGTGGCCTGTTTACGGCCTCAAGCGAGGGTGTCCCGCAAGGCGGCGTTCTGTCACCGCTCCTGTCCAACATCATGCTCCACGAGTTTGATGCCTGGTTGGAGGCGAAATATTTGAGCGACAAGGCTCGCAAGGACCGATGGGCATGGAACTTCGGCATCAAGCAGGGCCGCCCCATCACGGTTCGCGAGAACCGGCAATGGAAACCGGCCGTTGCCTATTGCCGATACGCTGACGACTTCGTCGTGATCGTAAAAGGAACCAGGGCTCAGGCAGAGGAAATCCGCGAGGAATGCCGGGCGTTTCTGGAAGGTGAGTTGAAGTTGGCGCTGAACATGGAAAAGACCCATGTGACACACGTCAATGACGGCTTCGTCTTTCTGGGACACCGGATCATTCGCAAGCGAGGGGCACACGGACGGATGTCCGTCGTCACGACGATACCCAAGGAAAAGGCCAAGGGGTTTGTTCGCAGACTTACCGAAACCCTTTCCGGCAATCATAGTGTCAGCACGGTCGACATGATCTCCAGCCTGAACCGCCAATTGGTGGGATGGGCGGCGTTCTACAAGTTCACCGACTTCACGGCGTACGTCTTCCGGCGCATCGACCATGTTGTGTTCTGGAAAATGGCGCATTGGCTGGGACACAAGTACCGATCCCGCATCAAACCCTTGATGCGGAAATGGGTCAGGGTCCCGGAACCGGGCAAGGCGAAAACCTGGCTCATGTTTGGTCGAAATGAACGCGGTAAACCCGTCGGAAAAGCGCTACACCGGCTTATCTCAAGCCCCAAGGCGCAATTCCGGTGGCGCAATCCGGAGGAAAACCCATACATCTTCCGGATCGAGAACCGCAGTACCGTCACGTCTCACTACCATGACGTTGCTATGGCCATGGGCCAAGCTTGA